A genome region from Schaalia sp. 19OD2882 includes the following:
- the rpmH gene encoding 50S ribosomal protein L34: MTTKRTFQPNNRRRSKTHGFRLRMSTRAGRAILAARRRKGRKSLSA, from the coding sequence GTGACCACCAAGCGGACCTTCCAGCCCAACAACCGTCGTCGTTCCAAGACGCACGGCTTCCGTCTGCGCATGAGCACCCGCGCCGGCCGCGCCATCCTGGCCGCGCGCCGTCGCAAGGGTCGCAAGAGCCTGTCCGCCTGA